In Panthera leo isolate Ple1 chromosome F3, P.leo_Ple1_pat1.1, whole genome shotgun sequence, one genomic interval encodes:
- the RPS27 gene encoding 40S ribosomal protein S27 isoform X2, which yields MPLAKDLLHPSPEEEKRKHKKKRLVQSPNSYFMDVKCPGCYKITTVFSHAQTVVLCVGCSTVLCQPTGGKARLTEGCSFRRKQH from the exons ATGCCC CTCGCGAAGGACCTCCTGCACCCGTCCccggaagaggagaagaggaagcacAAGAAGAAGCGCCTGGTGCAGAGCCCCAACTCCTACTTCATGGACGTGAAGTGCCCGG GGTGCTACAAAATCACCACCGTGTTCAGCCACGCGCAGACGGTGGTGCTGTGTGTGGGCTGCTCCACCGTCCTGTGCCAGCCGACAGGAGGAAAAGCAAGGCTCACAGAAG GATGCTCCTTCAGACGGAAGCAGCACTAA
- the RPS27 gene encoding 40S ribosomal protein S27 isoform X1, with translation MDSPRGAPEYLTGPPSEEKGWEDTTKNLTAVKRLAKDLLHPSPEEEKRKHKKKRLVQSPNSYFMDVKCPGCYKITTVFSHAQTVVLCVGCSTVLCQPTGGKARLTEGCSFRRKQH, from the exons ATGGACTCGCCGCGGGGAGCACCCGAGTACTTGACGGGACCGCCGTCAGAGGAGAAAGGCTGGGAGGACACAACAAAAAACCTCACAGCGGTTAAGAGG CTCGCGAAGGACCTCCTGCACCCGTCCccggaagaggagaagaggaagcacAAGAAGAAGCGCCTGGTGCAGAGCCCCAACTCCTACTTCATGGACGTGAAGTGCCCGG GGTGCTACAAAATCACCACCGTGTTCAGCCACGCGCAGACGGTGGTGCTGTGTGTGGGCTGCTCCACCGTCCTGTGCCAGCCGACAGGAGGAAAAGCAAGGCTCACAGAAG GATGCTCCTTCAGACGGAAGCAGCACTAA